A genomic stretch from Methanomassiliicoccales archaeon includes:
- a CDS encoding RusA family crossover junction endodeoxyribonuclease has translation MAGREEENEQEDRDYEASPAEDIDHYLRPGENEDFIEFFVCGDPKPQGSTRSYYLKKIDRVVTIHGNKDTKKWQLRIATEAQHANEKRAISFYSPDPRFGYEVEAEFVFQRPKSLPKKINLNTKRPDVDKLVRTVLDGLAKVLIPDDSQVVSIITKKRYAVENESPGVRIAVRRLRQ, from the coding sequence ATGGCTGGCCGTGAAGAGGAAAATGAACAGGAAGATCGGGATTATGAGGCGAGTCCAGCAGAAGACATCGATCATTATTTGCGTCCAGGTGAAAATGAGGATTTCATCGAATTCTTCGTTTGCGGAGACCCCAAGCCTCAGGGAAGTACCCGATCCTATTATCTGAAAAAAATTGACAGGGTTGTCACAATACATGGCAACAAGGATACAAAGAAATGGCAGCTGAGGATCGCAACAGAAGCGCAGCACGCGAATGAAAAGAGAGCGATATCATTTTATTCACCCGATCCACGTTTTGGATACGAGGTCGAAGCTGAATTTGTTTTCCAGAGACCCAAGAGTCTCCCGAAGAAGATAAATCTCAATACAAAAAGGCCTGATGTTGACAAGCTCGTCAGGACAGTTTTGGATGGATTAGCTAAGGTATTGATTCCTGACGACTCTCAGGTTGTATCGATCATTACAAAAAAGCGATACGCGGTTGAAAACGAGTCACCAGGTGTGCGCATCGCAGTGAGGCGACTCCGACAATAA
- a CDS encoding LysE family transporter, whose product MMPTDSPIIFLATVVLISLSGVIMPGPVFAVTIAKGYEDLKAGIKIASGHAAVEFPLIAAIFLGLDTVFKDDLVFTAIGLLGGLLLFYMSKDMLFPPKKITLGEKKSPAYGSFISGMITTAINPYFLLWWATVGAALIIGAMQFGLLMLPIFAIVHVTCDFAWYQLVSTFTYKSKKLWNEKKHRYLFIFSGLIMLFFGIYFILSSIARIV is encoded by the coding sequence ATGATGCCAACGGACTCGCCTATTATCTTCCTGGCGACAGTCGTCCTTATTAGCTTGTCCGGTGTCATCATGCCCGGTCCTGTATTTGCGGTAACGATTGCAAAGGGTTACGAGGATCTGAAGGCTGGTATAAAAATTGCCAGCGGTCACGCGGCGGTGGAATTCCCTCTGATTGCTGCAATTTTCCTCGGTCTGGATACCGTTTTCAAAGATGATCTGGTGTTTACAGCTATCGGTCTTCTTGGTGGTCTCCTTCTTTTTTATATGAGCAAAGATATGTTGTTTCCACCGAAGAAGATCACACTCGGAGAAAAGAAAAGCCCCGCCTATGGCTCATTTATCTCGGGGATGATTACCACTGCCATCAATCCTTATTTTCTGCTATGGTGGGCTACGGTTGGTGCAGCACTCATCATTGGTGCGATGCAATTCGGTCTCCTTATGCTGCCGATTTTTGCAATTGTTCATGTCACATGCGATTTTGCGTGGTATCAGCTCGTATCGACCTTCACATACAAATCGAAAAAGCTCTGGAATGAGAAAAAGCATCGATATTTATTCATTTTTTCGGGACTTATTATGTTATTCTTTGGCATCTATTTCATACTCAGTTCGATCGCAAGAATCGTCTGA
- a CDS encoding Lrp/AsnC ligand binding domain-containing protein — protein MPTAIVLINTEIGKEGEVIDSLSKLSEVKEIYLVYGVYDIVAKLDSETMESLEGLITQKIRHVGAIRSTLTLIVSRRGK, from the coding sequence ATGCCAACTGCAATCGTACTGATCAACACAGAAATCGGAAAAGAGGGTGAAGTCATCGATTCACTTTCAAAACTCTCCGAAGTCAAGGAGATTTATCTGGTTTATGGTGTATATGACATTGTCGCAAAACTCGATTCCGAAACGATGGAAAGTCTTGAGGGACTCATCACTCAGAAAATAAGACATGTAGGTGCGATTCGATCAACTCTCACGCTGATAGTCAGCAGACGGGGAAAATGA
- the nadA gene encoding quinolinate synthase NadA, with amino-acid sequence MSERERIRELKKEKNAVILAHNYQRPEIQDLADFVGDSLGLSMQASKVEAEVIVFCGVDFMAESAKILNPQKIVVHPEPKAKCPMAAMCEVEGLTELKRKYPYAKVVGYVNTTAACKTEMDVCCTSSNAVKVVSSLPDKEIIFVPDENLGKYVQRFVKDKNIILWPGFCPTHNAITPDQIKKAKEAHPDAVVIVHPECRPEVIDLADAVKSTEGMVKFVKASGKREFIIGTEKELIYRLKKENPEKIFYSIPGAVCPTMKMITLSSVLRALENLAPRVELDEETIRKAKFPLERMMEIGRGD; translated from the coding sequence ATGTCCGAGCGTGAACGCATCCGTGAACTGAAGAAAGAAAAGAATGCCGTAATCCTCGCACATAACTACCAGAGACCAGAAATTCAAGACCTCGCTGATTTTGTCGGAGATTCGCTCGGACTCTCTATGCAGGCCTCCAAAGTCGAAGCTGAGGTGATCGTCTTTTGTGGTGTCGATTTCATGGCGGAAAGTGCGAAAATCCTCAACCCGCAAAAGATCGTGGTGCATCCTGAGCCGAAGGCAAAATGCCCAATGGCAGCGATGTGCGAAGTGGAAGGGTTGACCGAACTTAAGAGAAAATATCCATATGCGAAAGTTGTGGGATATGTGAATACAACGGCCGCCTGTAAGACAGAAATGGATGTCTGTTGCACATCATCGAATGCTGTGAAAGTCGTTAGCTCGTTGCCTGATAAAGAAATCATCTTTGTACCGGATGAGAATCTTGGAAAATACGTGCAAAGATTCGTAAAGGATAAGAACATCATCTTATGGCCAGGATTCTGTCCAACGCATAATGCGATCACACCTGATCAAATAAAGAAAGCGAAAGAAGCGCATCCTGACGCCGTCGTTATTGTGCATCCCGAGTGTCGTCCCGAAGTCATCGATCTTGCAGACGCAGTGAAATCGACGGAGGGGATGGTCAAATTCGTGAAGGCTTCTGGTAAAAGAGAATTTATTATCGGAACAGAGAAAGAGCTCATTTATCGATTGAAAAAGGAGAATCCTGAAAAGATCTTTTACAGCATTCCTGGCGCAGTTTGCCCAACGATGAAAATGATCACCTTATCATCAGTCTTAAGGGCACTGGAGAATCTCGCACCGCGGGTGGAGCTTGATGAAGAAACAATAAGAAAAGCAAAATTTCCTCTCGAAAGGATGATGGAAATAGGTCGAGGGGACTGA
- a CDS encoding DUF2029 domain-containing protein — protein sequence MSYKQEWDKKLAALQEKLRSIKPEKRAFVILLVGILYLGGLITADQLIVRKPLTEIVGPTPDVPYYRERTQTVLDGGWLYRDIRCESPPLIVYLMLPAQLFGGEDWIYEIYFSTFQILTALLFYYGLRKWDDYKAFAVALLFYAVPFETVESTFGIQDESIVVFLFFLSAILALHGRFKLSAALIAIGIWTKVFSAMLYPSLFFSVRKWRERLIHLAIIALVSIIVSIPFLIVVPDEFLAFPSYYFLEGGTGPAGGDSLWGFLAMGGLSIPRSVLLVTLAIALSISILYVAKKKLGFWSGALVIVVAFLLFYPRTAMGYYIFPISMLIVWAVENRKIAVRCFTTYVPFFAALAFSKNNVNGVPLFDYSWSWIAGFILVLIGTVMLLDTVRLALKTTPFIERNVKDE from the coding sequence GTGTCATATAAGCAAGAATGGGATAAAAAACTGGCCGCCCTTCAGGAGAAATTGCGCTCGATCAAACCTGAGAAAAGAGCATTCGTGATCCTTTTGGTCGGTATCCTTTATCTTGGTGGCCTTATCACCGCGGATCAGCTAATCGTCAGGAAGCCACTAACGGAGATCGTCGGACCTACACCAGACGTACCTTATTACAGAGAACGAACGCAGACTGTGCTCGACGGGGGATGGCTTTATCGCGACATCAGATGCGAGTCTCCACCTCTTATTGTTTATCTAATGCTCCCCGCTCAGTTATTTGGTGGCGAAGACTGGATCTACGAAATCTATTTTTCTACGTTTCAGATTTTAACTGCACTTTTGTTTTATTATGGATTGAGAAAATGGGATGATTACAAAGCTTTTGCCGTCGCGCTTCTCTTTTATGCAGTACCGTTTGAAACAGTTGAATCAACTTTTGGAATACAGGATGAGTCGATCGTCGTTTTTCTTTTCTTCCTTTCAGCGATTCTGGCTCTTCACGGGCGTTTTAAACTATCAGCAGCGCTGATCGCAATCGGCATCTGGACTAAGGTGTTTTCAGCGATGCTTTATCCAAGTTTGTTCTTTTCGGTAAGAAAGTGGCGAGAGCGTTTGATCCATCTTGCAATCATCGCCCTCGTTTCGATTATCGTTTCCATCCCTTTCTTGATTGTTGTACCAGATGAATTCTTGGCCTTTCCCAGTTACTATTTTCTTGAGGGAGGGACTGGTCCAGCAGGTGGGGATAGTTTATGGGGGTTTCTGGCGATGGGCGGTCTTTCCATTCCTCGTAGTGTTCTTCTAGTCACGCTCGCTATCGCGCTGTCAATCTCGATTCTTTACGTTGCAAAGAAAAAACTCGGTTTTTGGAGCGGGGCTTTAGTTATTGTCGTCGCATTTCTCCTTTTTTATCCAAGGACTGCTATGGGATATTACATCTTCCCGATTTCGATGTTGATCGTGTGGGCGGTTGAAAATAGAAAGATAGCAGTTCGTTGTTTTACCACCTACGTGCCTTTTTTTGCAGCTCTTGCATTCAGCAAAAATAATGTCAATGGGGTTCCTTTATTCGATTATTCTTGGAGCTGGATTGCAGGGTTTATTCTCGTGCTCATCGGAACGGTTATGCTCCTCGATACCGTGAGGCTTGCTCTCAAGACAACACCTTTCATTGAAAGAAACGTCAAAGATGAATAG
- the rimI gene encoding ribosomal protein S18-alanine N-acetyltransferase, protein MLILRRFNITDLPQVYDLACTELKERYTPELFLNVFSCWSDGFIVIEDNRRIQGFILGITISKREARILMLAVKDEVKRRGLGTILFREFCSKCAMRGIRYITLEVRKSNLPAINFYKKLGFEIAGEIDHYYSDGESAYRMHLFL, encoded by the coding sequence ATGTTGATATTGAGACGCTTCAACATCACCGATCTTCCTCAGGTTTATGACCTCGCATGCACCGAGCTGAAGGAAAGATACACACCAGAGCTTTTTCTCAATGTCTTTTCTTGCTGGTCTGATGGTTTCATCGTAATTGAGGATAACAGACGGATTCAGGGATTCATTCTCGGCATAACAATTTCAAAAAGAGAAGCAAGAATCCTTATGTTGGCAGTTAAAGACGAAGTGAAGAGAAGAGGACTCGGTACCATTCTTTTTCGAGAATTCTGTTCAAAGTGCGCGATGAGAGGGATTCGCTATATTACATTAGAAGTGAGAAAAAGCAATCTTCCTGCGATCAATTTTTACAAAAAACTGGGATTCGAGATCGCGGGCGAAATCGATCATTACTATTCGGACGGCGAA
- a CDS encoding DUF438 domain-containing protein, with protein MGGQNNEAKRIVREILEDLKRGKKVVEVKERFKQVLSQIDEGDISIIEDALVKEGVPIEDIERLCEVHVAVSSEISGQKQMVGPGHPIFILLEEHKYVKDVADEIVRLLPSLSKKEEAEETVERLAELVEHLKEYNKHKVREENALFPVIEKHGVTQPPAVMWSEHDQQRALIKKIAALLEQRDVFSKNIEELASALRSISEMVMTHFYKEENILFPTALKLIDEGEWKQIKESMDDLGYCYFTPNQAIGAVEEVTVVKEVKGAEVTLETGTLTLEQLEAIFSHLPIDITFVDDKDSVRFFNQTRERIFPRTKAIIGRKVQKCHPRKSVEVVERILNDFRTGTRDSAKFWIHLGDKYVLIQYLAVRGKDNKYLGCLEVTQDIAPLRKIEGEKRLLD; from the coding sequence ATGGGTGGACAAAATAATGAAGCGAAGAGAATAGTCAGAGAGATCCTCGAAGATTTAAAGCGCGGAAAGAAGGTAGTGGAAGTCAAAGAACGATTCAAACAGGTTTTGTCTCAGATTGATGAAGGCGATATTTCAATCATTGAAGATGCGCTTGTTAAAGAAGGCGTACCGATCGAAGATATCGAGAGATTGTGCGAAGTGCACGTGGCAGTCTCCAGTGAAATATCAGGTCAAAAGCAAATGGTTGGCCCGGGTCACCCAATTTTTATTCTACTAGAAGAACACAAGTATGTGAAAGACGTTGCTGACGAAATTGTTAGACTGCTTCCTTCACTATCAAAAAAAGAAGAAGCGGAGGAAACAGTTGAACGTCTCGCAGAACTTGTGGAACACCTCAAAGAATACAACAAGCATAAGGTCAGGGAAGAGAATGCGCTCTTCCCCGTGATTGAGAAACATGGTGTGACCCAGCCGCCTGCCGTCATGTGGTCGGAACACGATCAGCAGAGAGCTCTCATAAAGAAGATTGCTGCGCTGCTCGAACAAAGGGATGTATTCTCAAAAAATATAGAGGAACTTGCATCTGCGCTTCGTTCTATCTCGGAAATGGTCATGACTCATTTTTACAAGGAAGAAAACATTCTCTTTCCAACTGCGTTGAAACTCATTGATGAGGGCGAGTGGAAACAGATCAAGGAATCGATGGACGATCTGGGATATTGTTACTTCACCCCGAACCAAGCCATTGGAGCTGTTGAGGAGGTAACAGTTGTCAAAGAGGTCAAAGGTGCTGAGGTCACACTCGAGACCGGTACTCTCACGCTCGAGCAACTAGAAGCTATTTTTAGTCACTTACCTATCGATATCACATTCGTCGATGACAAAGACTCAGTTCGATTTTTCAATCAGACCCGCGAAAGGATATTTCCGAGGACAAAGGCGATCATAGGCCGTAAGGTGCAAAAATGCCATCCCCGGAAGAGTGTCGAAGTTGTTGAAAGAATTCTTAACGACTTCAGGACGGGGACAAGGGACTCAGCGAAATTCTGGATTCATCTTGGCGATAAATACGTCCTCATTCAATACCTTGCCGTGAGGGGCAAGGATAACAAATATCTCGGTTGCCTCGAGGTTACACAGGACATCGCGCCTCTCAGAAAAATAGAGGGTGAAAAAAGACTCCTTGATTGA
- a CDS encoding ferredoxin → MSPKVDIDREECTGCGLCYNDECPEVFVEGDDGLSDVQEKYRAGEPGQGQIPEELKECAKRAADACPVSAITVLED, encoded by the coding sequence ATGTCTCCGAAAGTAGATATTGATAGGGAAGAATGCACTGGATGTGGCCTCTGCTATAACGACGAGTGTCCAGAAGTTTTCGTTGAAGGTGATGATGGTCTTTCAGATGTCCAGGAAAAATATCGCGCAGGTGAGCCAGGGCAGGGTCAGATTCCAGAAGAGTTAAAAGAGTGCGCAAAAAGAGCAGCAGATGCTTGTCCTGTTAGCGCAATCACGGTGCTGGAAGATTAA
- a CDS encoding aldo/keto reductase: MEYRQLGKSDLKISAVSLGAWQWGMGMYWGYKKTLKKDDILLAKEKAVELGVNFIDTAEVYGWGTSERIIGEILSRKDEMFIATKFFPFRPTSDAVFRAVEKSLRRLRIDVIDLYQVHFPNPLQSVSRLMKNMERLIKQGKIRYIGVSNYGIKWLEKAQEALSFSDIVSNQIHYSLIHRDPETNGLLDYCRKNKIGVIAYSPLEQGLLSEKYLTGEKITGLRRLKPSFSQRNLNRLKPLIATLELAASAHSKSIAQAALNWVIRDKNIVTIPGARNAQQIESNCGAVGWSFTEEELLSIERAYQRYASLQS; this comes from the coding sequence GTGGAGTACAGACAGCTTGGAAAAAGTGATCTTAAAATCTCCGCGGTCAGTCTGGGGGCATGGCAATGGGGTATGGGGATGTACTGGGGCTACAAAAAGACACTTAAAAAAGACGATATACTTCTCGCGAAAGAAAAAGCGGTTGAATTGGGAGTCAATTTTATCGACACTGCGGAAGTTTACGGATGGGGGACCTCGGAAAGGATTATTGGTGAAATCCTTTCAAGGAAAGATGAGATGTTTATCGCCACGAAGTTCTTTCCTTTCAGGCCCACTTCAGATGCCGTATTTCGAGCGGTGGAAAAGAGTCTACGACGATTGAGAATTGATGTTATTGATCTATACCAAGTTCATTTTCCTAACCCGCTTCAATCTGTGTCAAGACTCATGAAAAATATGGAGCGGTTGATTAAGCAGGGGAAAATTCGGTATATTGGTGTGAGCAATTATGGAATAAAATGGCTGGAAAAAGCTCAAGAAGCGCTCTCTTTCAGCGATATCGTCTCAAATCAAATCCATTACAGCTTAATTCACAGAGATCCAGAGACAAATGGATTGCTTGATTATTGCAGGAAAAATAAGATTGGCGTTATCGCTTACAGTCCCCTCGAGCAAGGGCTCTTGTCGGAAAAATATCTCACTGGCGAAAAGATCACTGGATTAAGGCGCCTTAAGCCCTCGTTTTCTCAAAGGAATCTAAACAGGCTGAAACCTTTGATCGCAACTTTGGAACTCGCAGCATCCGCTCATTCCAAATCGATCGCACAGGCAGCGCTTAACTGGGTCATTCGGGATAAAAATATCGTTACGATTCCTGGCGCAAGAAACGCGCAACAGATTGAATCGAATTGTGGAGCCGTTGGCTGGAGCTTTACTGAAGAGGAATTGCTATCGATCGAAAGGGCCTATCAGCGGTACGCTAGCTTGCAGAGCTAA
- the tpiA gene encoding triose-phosphate isomerase: MSTKISTPAIIVNFKTYKEVEGYRSLSIARICQEISKSMDVCISVCPPIVELSLVASSVNIPVLSQHVDPIDAGAQTGWITPSGVKATGAAGTLLNHSERRMIFSDIAKAISMCRKTGLQTVACADTADAAGAIAFFKPDFIAVEPPELIGGDISVTTAKPEVVTNAINSVRKVDEKIPVLCGAGVKTGEDVKQAIELGADGVLLASGIVKSSDVRSALESLIRYL; the protein is encoded by the coding sequence ATGTCGACTAAAATCTCGACACCAGCGATCATCGTCAACTTCAAAACGTACAAAGAGGTGGAGGGTTACCGATCTCTTTCAATCGCAAGAATCTGTCAGGAAATCTCAAAGAGCATGGATGTCTGCATCTCGGTGTGCCCGCCTATCGTCGAGCTCTCATTGGTCGCTTCTTCAGTAAATATCCCCGTTCTATCTCAACATGTGGATCCTATTGATGCTGGGGCACAAACGGGCTGGATTACCCCATCAGGCGTTAAGGCGACAGGAGCAGCCGGAACCTTATTGAATCACTCAGAGAGAAGAATGATCTTTTCAGATATCGCAAAGGCAATTTCTATGTGCAGAAAAACTGGTCTTCAGACCGTGGCCTGTGCGGACACAGCGGATGCGGCGGGCGCGATTGCATTCTTTAAACCAGATTTTATCGCGGTGGAGCCCCCGGAACTTATCGGCGGAGATATATCGGTTACGACGGCTAAACCTGAGGTCGTTACGAATGCCATTAACTCAGTAAGAAAAGTTGACGAAAAAATACCCGTTCTTTGTGGTGCGGGCGTCAAAACGGGAGAAGACGTTAAACAGGCGATCGAACTTGGGGCAGATGGAGTACTACTAGCCTCTGGTATTGTTAAATCCTCTGATGTGAGAAGCGCGCTTGAGAGTCTGATTAGGTATCTTTGA
- a CDS encoding fructose 1,6-bisphosphatase, whose product MANKVTVSVIKADVGSVAGHSRPHPKMMEKCRETLMNGVKAGVIEDFYVTRVGDDINLFMSHRRGENNKEVHHLAWEAFQEAAKIAKDMRLYAAGQDILKDAFSGNVRGAGPGAAEMEFTERPSEPVLFFMADKTEPSSFSLPLTRIFMDPFTTTGLVIDPRVHLGFKFEIVDVYESKKIIMSAPEESYDILSLLGDTTRYAIKRVYSKIDEIGIAAVVSTEKLNFAAGKYVGKDDPVMIVRCQSGLPAVGEVLQPFMFPQLVAGWMRGSHYGAWYPCSVEDSDPSFFDGPPRIVCLGFQISNGRFQGVEEPGSPAGVHTPVDYFAGSVWDEARRRAVRVSIYMRGHGPFMPGILSPEEMEYTTKPSVLKKLKERMVDVD is encoded by the coding sequence ATGGCGAACAAGGTCACTGTTTCTGTTATAAAGGCGGATGTCGGATCGGTTGCTGGACACTCACGTCCTCATCCGAAGATGATGGAGAAATGCAGAGAGACGTTGATGAACGGTGTTAAGGCTGGAGTGATCGAGGATTTTTATGTTACAAGGGTTGGCGATGATATCAATCTCTTCATGTCCCATCGAAGAGGAGAAAACAACAAAGAAGTCCATCATCTGGCCTGGGAAGCGTTTCAGGAGGCTGCAAAGATTGCAAAGGATATGAGATTATATGCTGCCGGCCAGGATATTTTAAAGGACGCGTTCAGCGGCAATGTCAGAGGGGCAGGTCCTGGCGCTGCTGAGATGGAATTCACTGAAAGACCATCTGAGCCAGTGCTGTTTTTTATGGCTGATAAAACTGAACCCTCCTCGTTTTCGCTCCCCCTGACAAGGATTTTCATGGATCCTTTTACCACAACGGGCCTCGTTATCGATCCCCGCGTACATCTTGGGTTCAAATTCGAAATTGTAGATGTGTACGAATCGAAGAAGATTATTATGAGCGCGCCTGAGGAGAGTTATGACATATTGAGTCTTCTCGGCGATACTACTAGATACGCGATCAAGAGAGTTTACAGCAAGATCGATGAGATCGGGATAGCAGCTGTCGTCAGCACAGAGAAACTCAATTTCGCAGCCGGAAAATATGTTGGGAAGGACGATCCTGTTATGATCGTTCGCTGCCAAAGCGGATTGCCAGCTGTGGGAGAAGTTTTACAGCCATTCATGTTCCCGCAGCTCGTAGCTGGATGGATGCGCGGTTCCCATTACGGTGCATGGTATCCATGTTCAGTTGAAGATTCTGATCCCTCATTTTTTGATGGACCACCACGAATCGTTTGCCTCGGCTTCCAAATAAGTAATGGACGATTTCAAGGTGTGGAAGAGCCAGGATCACCCGCCGGTGTCCACACGCCCGTTGACTATTTCGCTGGAAGCGTGTGGGATGAGGCAAGAAGAAGAGCCGTCAGGGTAAGCATCTACATGAGAGGACATGGACCATTCATGCCAGGTATTTTATCTCCAGAGGAAATGGAATATACCACGAAGCCGTCCGTTCTTAAGAAGCTCAAGGAAAGGATGGTCGATGTCGACTAA
- the aspS gene encoding aspartate--tRNA(Asn) ligase, which produces MLRNSRSINTSDLGKEVVVKGWVQEIRNLGGISFIILRDRYGVIQIAMRKKDTPPDLYETLTGISRESVISLSGIVKESKQAKMGFEIIPKSCEILSKAMTPLPMGVVDKVGVEMETRFNNRFLDLRKPEIRAIFQIKSVVMQLIDKYLVDKDFVEVFTPKIVASGAEGGATLFPIQYFDKNAYLAQSPQLYKQMLMSTGLDRVYEIAPAFRAEPSDTVRHVSEFISFDGEMAFIDSQRDVLEVIEGCMQYVIKHVADSCKDLIELIGAPVSIPKSPYPVLTYSEVLDILSSEGVDIEEGEDLGTEEEKLLGEVMMSKGYEMYWIIEYPEKLKPFYIMEKDGTVFSHSFDLDYKGQEIASGGQREHRYDRLVERMKKKGLNIASFEFYLNAFAYGMPPHGGWGIGLERFIQKMLNLPNIRETILFPRDRNRLSP; this is translated from the coding sequence ATGTTGAGGAATTCAAGATCGATCAACACTAGTGATTTAGGGAAAGAAGTCGTTGTCAAGGGATGGGTACAGGAAATCAGAAATCTCGGCGGGATTTCATTTATCATATTGAGGGATAGGTATGGTGTTATTCAGATTGCCATGCGAAAGAAGGACACTCCTCCAGATTTGTACGAAACACTCACAGGAATTTCGAGGGAATCTGTAATATCACTCTCCGGTATTGTAAAAGAAAGTAAACAAGCGAAAATGGGGTTTGAAATTATTCCAAAAAGCTGTGAGATTCTCAGCAAAGCGATGACGCCCCTACCGATGGGAGTGGTCGATAAAGTTGGCGTTGAAATGGAGACAAGATTCAATAACAGATTCCTTGATCTGAGAAAACCGGAAATAAGAGCTATTTTCCAGATCAAGTCAGTTGTAATGCAGCTTATCGACAAATATCTGGTGGATAAGGATTTCGTTGAAGTTTTCACACCGAAAATCGTTGCATCAGGGGCGGAAGGAGGTGCAACACTATTCCCCATACAGTATTTCGATAAGAATGCCTACCTTGCGCAGAGTCCGCAACTCTACAAGCAAATGCTTATGTCAACGGGCCTCGATCGTGTTTACGAAATTGCGCCAGCATTTCGTGCCGAGCCTTCTGACACAGTGAGGCATGTCTCTGAATTCATCAGTTTTGACGGAGAAATGGCATTTATTGACTCCCAACGCGATGTTTTGGAAGTAATCGAGGGGTGCATGCAATATGTGATCAAACATGTTGCTGATTCTTGCAAGGACCTCATCGAATTGATCGGAGCTCCAGTCAGTATTCCCAAATCTCCTTATCCCGTACTAACATATAGCGAGGTGCTGGATATTTTATCATCCGAGGGTGTAGACATTGAGGAAGGGGAGGATCTCGGTACGGAAGAGGAGAAGTTGCTTGGTGAGGTGATGATGTCTAAAGGTTATGAGATGTATTGGATAATCGAATATCCAGAGAAATTGAAGCCTTTTTATATTATGGAAAAAGACGGCACAGTTTTCTCTCATTCATTTGACCTTGACTACAAGGGTCAGGAAATCGCGTCAGGAGGTCAGCGAGAGCACCGGTACGATCGACTCGTTGAGAGAATGAAGAAAAAAGGACTGAATATCGCATCCTTTGAATTTTACTTGAATGCATTTGCGTATGGAATGCCACCTCATGGAGGATGGGGGATTGGACTAGAACGGTTCATTCAAAAAATGCTGAACCTTCCAAATATCAGGGAAACGATTCTCTTCCCCCGAGACAGAAACCGTCTTTCTCCGTGA